In Halococcus saccharolyticus DSM 5350, the following are encoded in one genomic region:
- a CDS encoding glycosyltransferase family 4 protein, whose protein sequence is MRIAYVYDAVFPWETGGVQKRVWEIGRRLAVHHDIHWYGLKYWDGPAVVTRDGVTLHGVMSPTDLYVDGRRSITEALAFTARLVRPLADESFDVIDCQEFPFFPVFPSKLQSVLRRSTLVLTWHEVWDDYWMEYLGWKGTVGRVIERLTATLPDRHVAVSGRTVRDLRRLGVADASLVPNGIDVAEVETVPPADKPVDLLYVGRLIEEKNAGVLVRAVAQLRQTESDVNCIIVGDGPERARIESLVARLGLAENVTIVGEIDRYTDVLSLMKTATVFVAPSRREGFGISVLEALACGTPVVTVDHPQNAAQELVDDGVTGAVCDRTIDGLVAGIRRARSNASATACRDTAHEYEWDRIAESTETLYASVVGARTHPESITTYCP, encoded by the coding sequence ATGAGGATCGCGTACGTATATGACGCCGTGTTCCCGTGGGAGACCGGCGGCGTCCAGAAACGCGTCTGGGAAATCGGACGACGTCTGGCTGTCCACCACGATATCCACTGGTATGGACTCAAGTACTGGGATGGTCCGGCGGTTGTGACTCGCGATGGGGTGACACTCCATGGCGTTATGTCCCCGACCGATCTCTACGTCGATGGCAGGCGGTCGATCACCGAAGCTCTCGCCTTCACTGCACGTCTGGTGCGGCCGCTTGCGGACGAATCATTCGACGTGATCGACTGTCAGGAGTTCCCGTTCTTTCCGGTGTTTCCGAGTAAACTCCAGTCGGTTCTGCGGCGCTCGACGTTAGTACTGACGTGGCACGAGGTCTGGGATGACTACTGGATGGAGTATCTCGGCTGGAAGGGAACGGTCGGCAGAGTCATCGAACGGCTGACTGCAACGCTTCCCGACCGACATGTGGCGGTTTCAGGGCGGACTGTTCGTGACCTCCGCCGTCTCGGCGTTGCGGATGCGAGCCTCGTGCCGAACGGGATCGATGTGGCGGAGGTCGAGACCGTTCCACCCGCCGACAAGCCGGTCGACCTGCTCTACGTGGGGCGGTTGATTGAGGAGAAAAACGCCGGCGTACTCGTACGAGCGGTCGCACAGCTCAGACAAACTGAGTCTGACGTCAACTGTATCATCGTCGGCGACGGTCCGGAGCGCGCTCGTATAGAATCGCTGGTTGCACGCCTCGGGCTCGCTGAAAACGTAACCATCGTCGGAGAGATCGATCGATACACCGACGTCCTCTCGTTGATGAAGACCGCGACAGTCTTCGTCGCCCCATCCCGCAGAGAGGGGTTCGGCATTTCCGTTCTAGAGGCGCTGGCTTGTGGCACGCCGGTCGTGACGGTCGATCATCCCCAGAACGCCGCCCAAGAGCTCGTCGACGATGGCGTCACGGGAGCTGTTTGTGACAGGACTATCGACGGACTCGTTGCGGGCATCCGGCGGGCGCGTTCGAACGCGTCGGCGACGGCATGCAGGGACACTGCTCACGAGTACGAGTGGGATCGGATCGCCGAGAGTACCGAGACGCTCTACGCGAGCGTTGTGGGAGCACGCACCCACCCCGAATCGATCACGACCTACTGTCCCTGA
- a CDS encoding NAD-dependent epimerase/dehydratase family protein, with protein sequence MNRPNGKPPENPTENPQQRVQIETQGDHSDDRPHAIVTGGAGFLGSHIVDALLDDGYRVTSLDNFSSGRPENHAHIETARFESVRHDVTESFPDFDRVDQIYSFASHASPIDFRANAIDIALTNSVGTNHALQTARTHDATIVLASTSEVYGEPEIHPQREEYRGRVNPRGVRAPYDESKRLAEALVSAYHRQHDVDARTVRIFNTYGPRMRRNDGRVIPNFVDQALSGEDLTVYGDGSQTRSFCYVSDLVSGIRALAEAPRERAAGAVVNLGSREEVTIWELAETILAALDTRAGISYQELPEDDPSRRRPDLTRAETMLDWTPSIDLETGIRYTVDSFRQQDELRQVPSGDV encoded by the coding sequence ATGAACCGTCCTAACGGAAAACCCCCGGAGAATCCAACCGAAAACCCACAGCAGAGGGTACAGATCGAAACACAGGGGGACCACAGTGACGATCGACCACACGCCATCGTCACGGGCGGAGCGGGGTTTCTCGGGAGTCACATCGTCGATGCGCTTCTCGATGACGGGTATCGCGTGACGTCGCTCGACAACTTCTCGTCCGGTCGGCCCGAAAACCACGCCCACATCGAGACCGCCCGCTTCGAGAGCGTGCGACACGACGTTACGGAGTCGTTCCCCGATTTCGATCGTGTCGATCAGATCTACAGCTTCGCCTCCCACGCGAGTCCGATCGATTTCAGAGCCAATGCGATCGACATCGCGCTGACGAACAGCGTGGGAACTAACCATGCGCTACAAACCGCACGGACTCACGATGCCACGATCGTCCTCGCGTCGACGAGCGAGGTGTACGGCGAGCCGGAGATCCATCCACAACGAGAGGAGTACCGCGGACGCGTGAACCCTCGGGGCGTGCGGGCTCCATACGACGAGAGCAAACGGTTGGCCGAGGCGCTGGTCTCGGCCTATCACCGCCAGCACGACGTCGACGCCAGAACGGTCCGTATCTTCAACACGTATGGCCCCCGTATGCGACGAAACGACGGACGGGTCATTCCGAACTTCGTCGATCAGGCACTCAGTGGCGAGGATCTCACCGTGTACGGTGACGGATCACAGACCCGGAGTTTCTGTTACGTCTCGGACCTCGTTAGCGGGATTCGAGCGCTCGCAGAGGCACCCCGTGAGCGTGCCGCTGGTGCGGTCGTCAATCTGGGTAGTAGGGAGGAAGTGACGATCTGGGAACTCGCAGAGACGATTCTGGCGGCGCTCGACACTCGCGCGGGGATCAGCTATCAGGAGCTGCCCGAGGACGATCCCAGCCGACGACGACCGGATCTCACGCGCGCGGAGACGATGCTCGATTGGACGCCGAGCATCGACCTGGAAACCGGGATCCGGTACACTGTGGATTCGTTCCGTCAGCAGGACGAACTACGCCAGGTTCCCAGCGGTGATGTGTGA
- a CDS encoding glycosyltransferase family 2 protein: MSLERNTGAENAPKPPTTAKEEVSFTTPQTDSDSISLVARDDEQQPTVSVVMPTLNEEEGIGECIASIKHALSELEITGEIIVSDSSTDRTPQIAAEMGAFVVTPDRSGYGYAYRYAFEYVRGEYVVIGDADTTYDFEELPDLFEIVARGDADVVMGSRLAGNILPGSMPALHKYVGNPLLTKFLNLFYGAGVSDAHSGFRVFRKEVIDTLSLRTNGMEFASEMVMAAGANDLQIAEVPITYHERQGEATLSSFRDGWRHVKFMAMNAPGLLFSVPAFGLFSAGVLTMAASLFGLTLGGIVFGSHTVIAGSLLTIVGYQIGGLAVFSSVTSSPVRPQRDPITGWLKRRFQLEYGLAIGLALIALGGGYTVFLLGGWIASGYTQRPLITSDMLAFTTLVLGAQTFFSSFFLGLLHQPRSTASPEDESIDSDETDREGYGA; encoded by the coding sequence ATGAGTCTTGAGAGGAATACGGGAGCAGAGAACGCGCCGAAACCTCCAACGACAGCAAAAGAGGAGGTCTCATTCACGACGCCTCAAACGGACTCCGACAGCATCTCGTTGGTTGCGCGGGATGACGAACAACAGCCGACAGTGAGTGTTGTCATGCCGACGCTCAACGAGGAGGAAGGTATCGGGGAGTGCATCGCGAGTATCAAACATGCACTCAGTGAGCTAGAGATCACGGGCGAAATCATCGTCAGCGATAGCTCGACCGATCGGACCCCACAGATCGCTGCGGAGATGGGTGCGTTCGTCGTTACACCGGATCGATCGGGGTACGGGTACGCCTACCGGTACGCGTTCGAGTACGTCCGCGGCGAGTACGTCGTCATCGGGGACGCAGACACGACGTACGATTTCGAAGAGCTGCCGGACCTTTTCGAGATCGTGGCTCGCGGCGATGCCGATGTCGTGATGGGGAGTCGGTTGGCAGGCAACATACTGCCCGGATCCATGCCGGCATTGCACAAATACGTCGGCAACCCGCTGTTGACGAAATTCCTGAACCTGTTCTACGGAGCGGGCGTGAGCGATGCCCACAGCGGTTTTCGGGTGTTTCGAAAGGAGGTGATCGACACACTCTCACTTCGAACGAACGGAATGGAGTTCGCCAGCGAGATGGTGATGGCGGCCGGAGCGAACGATCTCCAGATCGCCGAGGTTCCGATCACCTACCACGAACGTCAGGGTGAAGCCACACTCAGCAGTTTCCGTGACGGCTGGCGGCACGTCAAGTTCATGGCGATGAACGCCCCAGGACTCCTGTTTTCTGTCCCGGCGTTCGGATTGTTTTCGGCCGGGGTTCTCACGATGGCGGCGTCGCTTTTCGGTCTCACTCTCGGTGGAATCGTGTTCGGATCACATACGGTAATCGCCGGGAGCCTCTTGACGATCGTCGGATACCAGATCGGCGGTCTCGCCGTGTTCAGCTCAGTCACCTCGAGTCCAGTGAGACCCCAACGTGACCCGATCACAGGGTGGCTCAAACGTCGCTTCCAGCTCGAATACGGTCTCGCGATCGGCCTTGCACTGATCGCGCTTGGCGGTGGCTACACCGTCTTTCTCCTCGGCGGATGGATCGCGAGCGGCTACACACAGCGTCCGCTCATCACCTCCGATATGCTTGCGTTCACGACGCTCGTTCTGGGAGCCCAGACGTTCTTCAGTTCGTTCTTTCTCGGACTCCTCCATCAACCGCGATCCACCGCCAGCCCTGAGGATGAGAGTATCGATAGCGACGAGACGGACCGAGAGGGGTACGGTGCATGA
- a CDS encoding tyrosine-type recombinase/integrase: protein MSMAIEATGVDDPIGYFLQDLEYHGRSERTQEAYERVLRRFETFLADPDRCPGGPFTPAEAGRRECMAWIHSIRAEHRQSTVATYASYLHRFYTYMIQVEVFESNPMALVVEEMDETIEKDPQRRDISVSEMRRFVDEIVHPLDRAVIVSLLKTGMRVGELCNLDLRDLAIDDEDLETAYTLGGRGQLNGRVGSIYVANDVNRGDSINGERRRAANKRRRATILPVDDELHGTLRRWLAVRPDAVSDAEPLFLSTRDDWGQRLTPPMVRSIVSKYARAMDWYHTGGDATENVTPHYFRHFFTTHLRDRTGDRGIVKYLRGDVAGDIIDTYTHNWGNRVREVYEENIYQLV, encoded by the coding sequence ATGTCGATGGCGATTGAAGCAACCGGTGTAGATGACCCGATCGGTTACTTCCTTCAAGACCTCGAGTATCATGGACGTTCGGAACGCACACAGGAGGCCTACGAACGCGTTCTTCGGCGGTTCGAGACGTTTCTCGCGGATCCCGATCGGTGTCCAGGTGGTCCATTTACGCCGGCAGAAGCCGGACGGCGCGAGTGTATGGCCTGGATCCACTCGATTCGCGCCGAGCACAGGCAGAGCACGGTAGCGACATACGCATCGTATCTGCATCGGTTCTACACCTACATGATACAAGTCGAGGTGTTCGAATCGAACCCGATGGCGCTCGTCGTCGAGGAGATGGACGAAACCATCGAGAAAGACCCCCAGCGACGCGATATTTCGGTGTCCGAAATGCGTCGATTCGTCGATGAAATCGTTCACCCGCTCGATCGAGCGGTGATCGTATCGCTACTGAAAACCGGAATGCGCGTCGGTGAGCTCTGTAACCTCGATTTACGGGACCTCGCGATCGACGACGAGGATCTCGAAACAGCCTACACCCTCGGCGGACGGGGGCAGCTGAACGGACGGGTCGGATCGATATACGTCGCGAACGACGTGAACCGCGGGGACAGCATCAACGGCGAGCGACGGCGCGCGGCAAACAAGCGTCGACGTGCGACGATACTCCCGGTCGACGACGAACTCCACGGTACGCTCCGGCGGTGGCTCGCTGTTCGGCCGGACGCCGTCTCAGACGCCGAGCCGCTGTTTCTCAGCACACGAGACGACTGGGGGCAACGTCTCACACCACCCATGGTGCGTTCGATCGTGTCGAAGTACGCGCGCGCGATGGACTGGTACCACACCGGCGGTGACGCCACCGAGAACGTCACACCACACTATTTCCGTCATTTCTTCACTACCCATCTCCGGGATCGCACCGGTGACCGCGGCATCGTGAAGTATCTCCGTGGCGATGTCGCCGGCGACATCATCGATACCTACACCCACAACTGGGGAAATCGCGTCCGTGAGGTCTATGAAGAAAATATCTATCAGTTAGTGTGA
- a CDS encoding DUF5805 domain-containing protein has protein sequence MTDGTDTDQKEVRVSVSAHQKAQWREHADELGMNQSEFVRTMTQAGRRGFAVDTDEAGQAGSEDETPGVDGLEDRVFDVLDDGYCSWDELVESLIEDIKGDLETTLQRLQRENRVQYSGRHGGYTLRNVDGD, from the coding sequence ATGACCGACGGGACGGATACCGACCAGAAAGAAGTCAGGGTGAGCGTTTCGGCACACCAGAAAGCGCAGTGGCGCGAACACGCCGACGAACTGGGCATGAACCAAAGCGAATTCGTCCGGACGATGACACAAGCCGGTCGACGTGGCTTCGCCGTCGACACCGATGAAGCAGGACAAGCAGGTTCTGAGGACGAAACCCCAGGGGTCGACGGCCTCGAAGACCGGGTCTTCGACGTTCTCGACGACGGCTACTGTTCGTGGGATGAACTCGTCGAATCGCTCATCGAGGACATCAAGGGGGACCTCGAAACCACGCTCCAGCGCCTTCAACGCGAGAATCGAGTCCAGTACAGCGGACGTCACGGTGGCTACACCCTCAGGAATGTCGATGGCGATTGA